One genomic window of Bradyrhizobium sp. B124 includes the following:
- the gltX gene encoding glutamate--tRNA ligase translates to MTNSVVTRFAPSPTGFLHIGGARTALFNWLYAKKLGGKMLLRIEDTDRERSTREAIDAILDGLKWLELDWDGDVIYQFSRAARHREVAEGLLAAGRAYYCYATPEELTAMREKARAEGRTRLYDGMWRDRDPATAPSDVKPTIRLKAPQTGETVIEDQVQGRVVWQNENLDDLVLLRGDGTPTYMLAVVVDDHDMGVTHIIRGDDHLINAARQKQIYDALEWELPSMSHIPLIHGPDGSKLSKRHGALGVDAYRALGYLPAALRNYLVRLGWSHGDQEIFSTQEMIDAFDLSGIGRSAARFDFAKLENLNGHYIRQSDDQSLVTQFESVLDYVPEGAALKAKLNDTTRAQLLRAMPSLKERAKTLIELIASAYFIFADRPLELDPKASALLTPETRALIGRLRTALEAVNDWTAETTETAMRNFAEQNNLKLGAVAQPLRVALTGRTTSPGIFDVLAVLGRQECLARLADQAA, encoded by the coding sequence ATGACCAATTCCGTCGTTACCCGCTTCGCCCCCTCGCCGACCGGCTTCCTCCACATCGGGGGTGCCCGCACCGCGCTGTTCAACTGGCTCTATGCCAAGAAGCTCGGCGGCAAGATGCTGCTCCGGATCGAGGACACCGACCGCGAACGCTCGACCAGGGAGGCGATCGACGCCATCCTGGACGGCCTGAAATGGCTCGAGCTCGATTGGGACGGCGACGTCATCTACCAGTTCAGCCGCGCCGCCCGCCATCGCGAGGTCGCCGAGGGCCTGCTCGCCGCCGGGCGCGCCTATTACTGCTACGCCACCCCGGAGGAGCTCACCGCGATGCGCGAGAAGGCGCGCGCCGAGGGCCGCACCCGCCTCTATGACGGCATGTGGCGTGACCGCGATCCGGCGACCGCGCCTTCCGACGTCAAGCCGACCATCCGCCTCAAGGCGCCGCAGACCGGCGAGACCGTGATCGAGGATCAGGTCCAGGGCCGCGTGGTCTGGCAGAACGAGAACCTCGACGACCTAGTCCTGCTCCGCGGCGACGGCACCCCGACCTACATGCTCGCGGTCGTAGTCGACGACCACGATATGGGCGTCACCCACATCATCCGCGGCGACGACCACCTGATCAACGCGGCGCGCCAGAAGCAGATCTACGACGCGCTGGAGTGGGAGCTGCCGAGCATGTCCCACATTCCGCTGATCCATGGGCCTGACGGCTCGAAACTGTCGAAGCGCCATGGCGCGCTCGGCGTCGATGCCTACCGCGCGCTCGGCTATCTGCCGGCCGCCTTGCGCAACTATCTCGTCCGGCTCGGCTGGAGCCATGGCGACCAGGAGATCTTCTCGACCCAGGAGATGATCGACGCGTTCGATCTCTCCGGCATCGGCCGCTCGGCGGCGCGGTTCGATTTCGCAAAGCTGGAGAACCTCAACGGCCACTATATCCGGCAGAGCGACGATCAATCCCTCGTGACCCAATTCGAGAGCGTGCTGGATTATGTTCCTGAAGGCGCCGCGCTGAAGGCCAAGCTCAATGACACCACCCGCGCGCAATTGCTGCGGGCGATGCCGAGCCTGAAGGAGCGCGCCAAGACGCTGATCGAGCTGATCGCGAGCGCCTACTTCATTTTCGCCGATCGCCCGTTGGAGCTCGATCCGAAAGCATCCGCGCTCCTCACGCCGGAAACGCGCGCGTTGATCGGCCGGCTGCGCACCGCGCTGGAAGCCGTCAACGACTGGACGGCCGAAACCACCGAGACCGCCATGCGGAATTTCGCCGAGCAGAACAATCTGAAACTCGGCGCCGTTGCCCAGCCGCTGCGGGTGGCGCTGACGGGACGTACGACATCGCCGGGCATCTTCGACGTGCTGGCCGTTCTGGGACGCCAGGAGTGCCTTGCCCGTCTCGCCGATCAGGCGGCGTGA
- the lexA gene encoding transcriptional repressor LexA has protein sequence MLTRKQYELLRFINERLKEAGVPPSFDEMKDALDLRSKSGIHRLITALEERGFIRRLPNRARAIEVIKLPELSAGGGNGRRGFTPSVIEGTLGKRTSTPPIAEDDGNRPVAVPVMGRIAAGTPIEALQTRSHTISVPPDMLGAGEHYALEVRGDSMVDAGILDGDMALIQRNDVANTGDIVVALIDEEEATLKRFRRRGASIALEPANTAYEVRILPPNRVRIQGKLIGLYRKY, from the coding sequence ATGCTCACGCGCAAACAGTACGAACTTCTGCGTTTCATCAATGAACGTCTGAAGGAGGCCGGCGTACCGCCCTCGTTCGACGAGATGAAGGATGCGCTCGACCTGCGCTCGAAGTCCGGAATCCACCGCCTGATCACTGCGCTGGAGGAGCGCGGCTTCATCCGCCGCCTGCCCAACCGCGCCCGCGCCATCGAAGTCATCAAGCTGCCCGAACTCTCGGCCGGCGGCGGCAACGGCCGCCGCGGCTTCACGCCGAGCGTGATCGAAGGCACCCTCGGCAAGCGCACCAGCACGCCGCCGATCGCCGAGGACGACGGCAACCGTCCGGTCGCGGTCCCCGTGATGGGCCGGATCGCCGCCGGTACGCCGATCGAGGCGCTGCAGACCCGCAGCCACACCATCAGCGTACCGCCCGACATGCTCGGCGCCGGCGAGCACTATGCGCTGGAAGTGCGCGGCGACTCGATGGTCGACGCCGGCATCCTCGACGGCGACATGGCGCTGATCCAGCGCAACGACGTCGCCAACACCGGCGACATCGTGGTGGCACTGATCGACGAGGAGGAAGCCACCCTGAAGCGCTTCCGCCGCCGCGGCGCGTCGATCGCTCTGGAGCCGGCCAACACCGCCTATGAAGTGCGCATCCTGCCGCCGAACCGGGTCCGCATCCAGGGCAAGCTGATCGGCCTCTATCGCAAATACTGA
- the glp gene encoding gephyrin-like molybdotransferase Glp, with product MALMPVADALSAVLAGAEPLPEEMVALDAAYHRTLARDLAARRTQPPQPMSAMDGYAVRAVDAGDLKARLRVIGEVAAGRPFERTVGAGEAVRIFTGGVIPHGADAVIIQEDTAVDGDHITITELAAAGRHIRPAGVDFREGDVLLDAGSRLSDRALSLAAAMNYPDLAVHRRPKVAVLATGDELVMPGSTPGPGQIVYSNGYALRALARAEGAETVDLGIAADTVEATTAGIRRARETGADILITTGGASVGDHDLVKQSLEAEGVEMAFWRIAMRPGKPMMHGRLGAMRVIGLPGNPVSSYVCAFLFLVPLIRALSGRKAVHHRRESALLGRDIAANDQREDYLRARLEEREDGTLIATPVMQQDSSLLGNLAAARALLVRPPFAPAAAKGSECEILTLPK from the coding sequence GTGGCCCTGATGCCGGTTGCCGATGCCCTGTCCGCCGTCCTCGCCGGCGCCGAACCGCTACCGGAGGAGATGGTCGCGCTCGATGCCGCCTACCACCGCACCCTGGCGCGCGACCTCGCCGCGCGGCGCACCCAGCCGCCGCAGCCGATGTCGGCGATGGACGGCTATGCCGTGCGCGCGGTCGACGCTGGTGATCTGAAGGCCCGGCTCAGGGTGATTGGCGAAGTCGCCGCCGGCCGGCCGTTCGAGCGCACGGTCGGCGCCGGCGAAGCGGTGCGGATCTTCACCGGCGGCGTGATCCCCCATGGCGCCGACGCCGTCATCATCCAGGAAGACACTGCCGTCGACGGCGACCACATCACGATCACCGAGCTAGCTGCCGCCGGACGGCATATCCGCCCGGCCGGCGTCGACTTCCGTGAAGGCGACGTGCTGCTCGATGCCGGCAGCCGCCTCTCCGATCGCGCGCTGTCGCTGGCGGCCGCCATGAACTATCCGGACCTCGCGGTGCACCGCCGTCCGAAGGTCGCGGTGCTGGCGACCGGCGACGAGCTGGTGATGCCGGGCTCGACGCCCGGCCCCGGCCAGATCGTCTATTCCAACGGCTATGCGCTGCGGGCGCTGGCGCGCGCCGAAGGCGCCGAGACCGTCGATCTCGGGATTGCCGCCGACACGGTGGAGGCCACCACCGCCGGCATCCGCCGGGCCCGAGAGACGGGTGCCGACATCCTGATCACGACCGGCGGCGCCTCGGTCGGCGACCACGACCTGGTCAAGCAGTCGCTGGAAGCCGAAGGCGTCGAGATGGCGTTCTGGCGGATCGCGATGCGGCCCGGCAAGCCGATGATGCATGGCCGGCTCGGCGCGATGCGGGTGATCGGCCTGCCCGGCAATCCGGTGTCCTCCTATGTCTGCGCCTTCCTGTTTCTGGTGCCGTTGATTCGGGCGCTGAGCGGCCGAAAAGCTGTTCATCATCGCCGCGAGAGCGCATTGCTCGGCCGCGACATCGCCGCCAACGACCAGCGCGAGGACTATCTGCGCGCCCGCCTCGAGGAGCGCGAGGACGGCACGCTGATCGCAACGCCTGTCATGCAGCAGGACTCGTCGCTGCTCGGGAATCTCGCTGCGGCACGGGCACTTCTCGTGCGTCCGCCGTTTGCGCCCGCCGCCGCCAAAGGCAGCGAATGCGAGATCCTGACACTGCCCAAGTGA
- a CDS encoding glutamine--tRNA ligase/YqeY domain fusion protein has product MTIDTTAEAGRDFIRDIVQADLSSHKHNRIVTRFPPEPNGYLHIGHAKSIALNFGIAQEFGGQCNLRFDDTNPTKEEQEYIDSIQADVHWLGYDWGKNLFFASDYFERLYDWAEGLIKAGHAYVDDQSQEEIRLSRGTLTEPGKNSPFRDRSVEENLDLFRRMKAGEFTNGVRVLRAKIDMAAGNINLRDPVLYRILHAHHPRTGDKWSIYPSYDYAHGQSDAIEGITHSICTLEFEDHRPLYEWLLDKLPVPSKPRQYEMARLNLTYTLLSKRVLTQLVRDGHVSGWDDPRMPTIAGLKRRGVPPAAVREFIKRIGVAKANSVVDVGMLEFCIREELNRTSLRRMAVLRPLKVVIENYPEGQVEEIEAINHPDNPDAGTRKVAFGRELYIERDDFMENPPKKFFRLSPGNEVRLRYAYFIKCTSVVKNAAGEIVELRATYDPATKGGNAPDGRKVKATMHWLPAAQSKPAEIRIYNQLFANPSPNAADFAADLNPQSLEVLSDARVEPAIAESNSPDVMQFERQGYFVRDADSTPDRLVFNRTIGLRDTFAKEVGGKG; this is encoded by the coding sequence ATGACGATTGACACGACGGCAGAGGCAGGGCGCGACTTCATCCGCGACATCGTCCAGGCCGATCTCTCCTCCCACAAGCACAACCGGATCGTGACCCGCTTTCCGCCGGAGCCGAACGGCTACCTGCATATCGGCCACGCCAAGTCGATCGCCCTGAATTTCGGCATTGCGCAGGAGTTCGGTGGCCAGTGCAATTTGCGCTTCGATGACACCAATCCGACCAAGGAGGAGCAGGAGTACATCGACTCGATCCAGGCCGACGTGCATTGGCTCGGCTACGATTGGGGCAAAAACCTCTTCTTTGCGTCGGACTATTTCGAGCGCCTGTACGATTGGGCCGAGGGCCTGATCAAGGCGGGCCATGCCTATGTCGACGATCAGTCGCAGGAGGAGATCCGGCTGTCCCGCGGCACGCTGACCGAGCCCGGCAAGAACTCGCCGTTCCGCGACCGGTCGGTCGAGGAGAACCTCGACCTGTTCCGCCGCATGAAGGCCGGCGAGTTCACCAACGGCGTCCGGGTGCTGCGCGCCAAAATCGACATGGCCGCCGGCAACATCAACCTGCGCGATCCCGTGCTGTACCGCATCCTGCACGCCCACCATCCGCGCACCGGCGACAAATGGTCAATCTATCCGAGCTACGACTACGCGCACGGCCAGTCGGACGCCATCGAGGGCATCACCCATTCGATCTGCACGCTGGAGTTCGAGGATCACCGTCCGCTCTATGAGTGGCTGCTCGACAAGCTGCCGGTGCCATCGAAGCCGCGCCAATACGAAATGGCGCGGCTCAATTTGACCTACACGCTGCTGTCCAAGCGTGTGCTGACCCAGCTCGTCCGCGACGGCCACGTCTCGGGCTGGGACGACCCGCGGATGCCGACCATCGCCGGCCTGAAGCGGCGCGGTGTGCCGCCGGCTGCGGTGCGCGAGTTCATCAAGCGTATCGGCGTCGCCAAGGCCAACAGCGTGGTCGATGTCGGCATGCTCGAATTCTGCATCCGCGAGGAGCTGAACCGCACGTCGCTGCGCCGCATGGCGGTGCTGCGGCCGCTCAAGGTGGTGATCGAGAACTATCCGGAAGGCCAGGTCGAGGAGATCGAGGCGATCAACCATCCCGACAATCCGGACGCCGGCACCCGCAAGGTCGCCTTCGGCCGCGAGCTCTATATCGAGCGCGACGACTTCATGGAGAACCCGCCGAAGAAGTTCTTCCGCCTCTCGCCGGGCAATGAGGTGCGGCTGCGCTATGCCTACTTCATCAAGTGCACCAGCGTCGTGAAGAACGCCGCTGGCGAGATCGTCGAGCTGCGCGCGACGTATGATCCCGCGACCAAGGGCGGTAACGCACCCGACGGCCGCAAGGTGAAGGCGACGATGCACTGGTTGCCGGCGGCGCAGTCGAAGCCGGCGGAAATCCGCATCTACAATCAGCTGTTCGCCAACCCGAGCCCGAACGCCGCCGATTTCGCCGCCGACCTCAACCCGCAGTCGCTCGAAGTGCTGAGCGATGCGCGGGTCGAGCCTGCGATCGCCGAGAGCAATTCGCCCGACGTGATGCAGTTCGAGCGGCAGGGCTATTTCGTGCGCGATGCGGATTCGACGCCGGACAGGCTGGTGTTCAACCGCACCATCGGCCTGCGCGACACCTTCGCCAAGGAAGTCGGCGGCAAGGGTTAG
- a CDS encoding ComEC/Rec2 family competence protein, with product MAEQGTTPGGRRGYAGTWPPRTAAPAGGYIPVRASIWRPLVETLRQWARAETGAGRLLPWVPVAFGSGIAFYFAAEHEPRLSVAATVAIALCLLALLLRRRRVFPAVVMLAAVAAGFATATWKTARIAHGVLARPIYSVALTGFVETRDVREKTDRFVLRVVSMESQREVPKLERVRLSVKKGTAPEVGSFVELKARLMPPLGPQRPGSYDFGRDLYFQGIGASGFVMGAVKTREPPATGGPALRYAAFMQWLRDAIDARIRTTLDGDQRAIATALLTGRRDAITTPVNDAMFISGLGHVLSISGYHMAVVAGVVFFTIRALLALFPALTAGHPIKKWAAAAALVAAAFYLLLSGAEVATQRSFFMTAVVLIAVIVDRRAITFRTLAVAALIVLAIAPEALVHPSFQMSFAATLGLVALVQIGLPNLLASPDHSATARVALWGGRELTMLMLASLVAGLATTPYAAFHFHRVTPYGLLANLAAMPVVSAVVMPAGLLGLLAMPFGFDGVFWAIMGFGIDWMILVTQWVAALPGAVGRMAAFGIGPVVVASAGLILLGLLRTPLRWSGAVLLVVASVWALWVPQPDVLVSADGRNVAVRGGDGRLHLMHSAKDAFLVKEWLAADADARTATDSSLGEGVSCDPSGCVTQGPGGAFVALATRPEALADDCERAALIVTARPAPRGCAASVIDAERLRRHGALVLRRIRDGYAIDAVKPGGIDRPWSPAVPGDGEVETTLRAPASAPRPVVDATPAETDLQGED from the coding sequence ATGGCGGAACAGGGCACGACGCCGGGCGGCAGACGTGGCTACGCGGGGACGTGGCCGCCGCGCACGGCTGCGCCGGCCGGCGGCTATATTCCGGTGCGCGCCAGCATCTGGCGTCCTCTCGTCGAGACATTGCGGCAATGGGCGCGTGCGGAGACGGGGGCCGGGCGGCTGTTGCCGTGGGTGCCGGTGGCGTTCGGCTCCGGCATTGCATTCTATTTTGCGGCCGAGCACGAGCCGCGGCTCTCGGTCGCGGCGACCGTCGCCATCGCGCTCTGCTTGCTGGCACTGCTGCTGCGGCGGCGCCGGGTGTTTCCCGCCGTCGTGATGCTGGCTGCGGTCGCGGCGGGATTTGCGACGGCGACATGGAAGACCGCGCGGATCGCCCATGGCGTGTTGGCGCGGCCGATATATTCCGTGGCGCTGACCGGCTTTGTCGAGACGCGCGACGTCAGGGAGAAGACGGACCGCTTCGTGCTGCGCGTCGTGTCGATGGAAAGCCAGCGCGAGGTGCCAAAACTCGAGCGCGTCAGGCTCTCGGTGAAGAAGGGCACCGCGCCCGAGGTCGGCAGCTTCGTCGAATTGAAGGCGCGGCTGATGCCGCCGCTCGGGCCGCAGCGTCCGGGCTCCTATGATTTCGGCCGCGACCTCTATTTCCAGGGTATCGGCGCATCCGGTTTCGTGATGGGCGCGGTGAAGACCAGGGAGCCGCCGGCAACTGGTGGCCCTGCGTTGCGCTATGCCGCATTCATGCAGTGGCTGCGCGATGCCATCGACGCGCGCATCCGCACCACGCTGGACGGGGATCAGCGCGCGATCGCAACTGCACTACTCACCGGCCGGCGCGATGCGATCACGACGCCGGTCAACGACGCGATGTTCATCTCGGGGCTCGGCCATGTGCTGTCGATATCCGGCTACCACATGGCCGTGGTCGCGGGTGTCGTGTTCTTCACGATCCGTGCGCTGCTTGCGCTGTTTCCGGCGCTGACGGCCGGGCACCCGATCAAGAAATGGGCGGCGGCGGCCGCGCTCGTCGCGGCGGCGTTCTACCTGCTGCTGTCGGGGGCGGAGGTCGCGACCCAGCGATCGTTCTTCATGACGGCCGTGGTGCTGATCGCCGTGATCGTCGACCGCCGCGCGATCACCTTCCGCACGCTGGCGGTGGCGGCGCTGATCGTGCTCGCGATCGCGCCCGAAGCACTGGTGCATCCGAGCTTCCAGATGTCGTTTGCGGCGACGCTCGGGCTGGTGGCGCTGGTGCAGATCGGGCTGCCGAACCTGCTGGCGTCGCCCGATCATTCGGCGACCGCGCGCGTCGCGCTGTGGGGCGGGCGTGAGCTCACGATGCTGATGCTGGCCTCGCTGGTGGCGGGGCTCGCGACCACACCCTACGCCGCATTCCATTTCCACCGCGTGACGCCCTACGGGCTGCTGGCGAACCTCGCGGCGATGCCGGTGGTGTCGGCGGTCGTGATGCCGGCCGGCCTGCTCGGGCTGCTCGCCATGCCGTTCGGCTTCGACGGCGTGTTCTGGGCAATCATGGGGTTCGGCATCGATTGGATGATCCTGGTGACGCAATGGGTCGCAGCGCTCCCAGGCGCGGTCGGCCGGATGGCGGCGTTCGGAATCGGGCCGGTGGTCGTGGCAAGCGCCGGCCTCATCCTGCTCGGGCTTTTGCGCACGCCGCTGCGCTGGTCGGGGGCGGTGCTGTTGGTGGTGGCCTCGGTCTGGGCGCTGTGGGTGCCGCAGCCGGACGTGCTGGTCTCCGCCGACGGCCGCAACGTCGCGGTGCGGGGCGGCGACGGGCGGCTGCATCTGATGCACAGCGCGAAGGACGCATTTCTGGTCAAGGAGTGGCTGGCGGCGGATGCTGACGCGCGGACTGCCACGGATTCCTCGCTCGGCGAGGGTGTCTCCTGCGATCCGAGCGGCTGCGTGACGCAGGGGCCCGGCGGCGCCTTCGTCGCGCTGGCGACACGGCCGGAGGCGCTGGCCGATGATTGCGAGCGTGCGGCGCTGATCGTGACCGCGCGGCCGGCACCGCGGGGCTGCGCGGCTTCGGTGATCGATGCCGAGCGGTTGCGGCGCCACGGCGCGCTGGTGCTGCGGCGCATCAGGGACGGCTATGCCATCGATGCGGTCAAGCCCGGCGGGATCGACCGGCCGTGGTCGCCGGCGGTTCCCGGCGACGGTGAGGTTGAGACGACGTTGCGCGCACCCGCCAGCGCGCCGCGGCCCGTCGTCGATGCGACGCCGGCCGAGACCGATTTGCAGGGCGAAGATTAG
- the thrS gene encoding threonine--tRNA ligase, with amino-acid sequence MDDLDHRSLGTHLDLWHIQEDAPGMVFWHPRGNTLYRVLEDYIRRKMRRLGYAEVRTPQLLPRELWIQSGHWEKFGAHMFGFADGERAMALKPMSCPCHVQIFNKGLRSWRDLPLRYAEFGVCHRDEPSGSLHGLMRTRGFEQDDAHVFCREQDVPNEVARFVALLSEVYAEFGFPAPEVSLSTRPAARAGSDELWDWAEATLAAAARRCGLSYTIQPGEGAFYGPKLEFALRDRLGRSWQCGTVQLDSVLPGRLNASYVGPDGHRAIPVMIHHAVFGSIGRFIAMLLEHHAGALPFWLSPDQVAVAPIS; translated from the coding sequence ATGGACGATCTCGATCACAGAAGCCTCGGAACGCATCTCGATCTTTGGCACATCCAGGAGGATGCGCCAGGGATGGTGTTCTGGCATCCGCGTGGCAACACGCTTTATCGTGTGCTGGAGGACTACATCCGCCGGAAAATGCGCCGGTTGGGCTATGCCGAGGTTCGAACGCCCCAGCTGCTGCCCCGCGAGCTCTGGATTCAAAGCGGCCATTGGGAGAAATTCGGCGCGCACATGTTCGGTTTTGCCGACGGCGAGCGCGCAATGGCGCTCAAGCCGATGTCGTGTCCCTGCCACGTCCAGATCTTCAACAAGGGCCTGCGTTCCTGGCGCGACCTGCCGCTGCGCTACGCCGAGTTCGGCGTCTGTCACCGCGATGAACCGTCGGGCTCGCTGCACGGACTGATGCGCACGCGCGGCTTCGAACAGGACGACGCCCATGTGTTCTGCCGCGAGCAGGACGTGCCCAACGAAGTCGCCCGCTTCGTTGCGCTACTGTCTGAAGTCTATGCCGAGTTCGGCTTCCCGGCGCCCGAGGTGTCGCTCTCCACCCGGCCGGCCGCGCGCGCCGGCTCGGACGAATTATGGGATTGGGCGGAAGCGACCCTTGCCGCGGCCGCGCGCCGATGCGGCCTGTCGTACACGATCCAGCCCGGCGAAGGTGCCTTCTACGGGCCGAAGCTGGAGTTCGCGCTGCGCGACCGGCTGGGCCGATCCTGGCAATGCGGAACGGTTCAGCTCGACAGCGTTTTGCCGGGCCGTCTCAACGCGTCCTATGTCGGACCGGACGGCCATCGCGCGATCCCGGTGATGATCCACCATGCCGTATTCGGTTCAATCGGTCGCTTCATCGCGATGCTGCTTGAACATCATGCCGGCGCGCTGCCGTTCTGGCTGTCGCCCGACCAGGTCGCGGTCGCGCCGATCTCGTGA
- a CDS encoding nuclear transport factor 2 family protein, with product MPDEAEDIVSAIIARWSAGFGMLDADTLAALYSQHAFFFGSNPMLYRGREGVKAYFDGLPRWHAPRVQFSDIRTERVNADLVNMAAIASFFLDGDAPSLAVKITWVIAREDGDWKIACHHVSSQTPLI from the coding sequence ATGCCTGACGAAGCCGAAGACATCGTCTCCGCCATCATCGCCAGATGGTCCGCGGGTTTCGGCATGCTCGATGCGGATACGCTTGCTGCGCTCTACTCGCAGCACGCGTTCTTCTTCGGCTCGAACCCGATGCTCTATCGCGGCCGCGAGGGGGTCAAAGCCTACTTTGATGGCCTGCCACGCTGGCACGCGCCGCGCGTACAGTTCAGCGATATCAGGACCGAACGGGTGAATGCCGATCTCGTCAACATGGCTGCTATCGCGTCCTTTTTCCTTGACGGCGATGCGCCCTCGCTCGCCGTCAAGATCACCTGGGTGATCGCGCGCGAGGACGGCGACTGGAAGATCGCCTGCCACCACGTCTCGTCGCAGACGCCGCTGATCTAG
- a CDS encoding His/Gly/Thr/Pro-type tRNA ligase C-terminal domain-containing protein — MPARCRSGCRPTRSRSRRSRDHSEYAVKVLDALEAEGVRGVLFASADTLSRRIVAAHEASIPVVAVVGQREAQQGTVSLRERPGAVSVLPLADAVEALRARARPGKDAE, encoded by the coding sequence ATGCCGGCGCGCTGCCGTTCTGGCTGTCGCCCGACCAGGTCGCGGTCGCGCCGATCTCGTGATCACTCCGAATACGCGGTCAAGGTTCTTGATGCGCTCGAAGCTGAAGGCGTCAGAGGCGTCCTGTTCGCCAGCGCCGACACCCTGTCGCGACGGATCGTTGCCGCGCATGAGGCGAGTATTCCAGTCGTGGCGGTCGTCGGGCAACGCGAAGCGCAACAAGGAACCGTGAGCCTCCGCGAGCGCCCCGGGGCCGTCTCCGTTTTGCCGCTGGCTGACGCCGTTGAGGCGCTTCGAGCGCGTGCTCGTCCGGGCAAGGACGCCGAGTGA
- a CDS encoding HAD family phosphatase: protein MTSQLSPDSVDVLLFDIGRVVLDIDFEKVMARWARHAGCAPADLATRFVVDDSFKHHEIGRIDDAAFFENLRRTLGVNLTDAQFLEGWNAIFTGEMPGIAPLLATAARRMPLYAFSNTNPAHVAHFSVIHAELLSHFRNVFLSSTIGFRKPDAEAYDHVVKAIGVPASRILFFDDLAANIEGARARGLHAIHVTSTDDVARALTALGIEHLD, encoded by the coding sequence ATGACCTCGCAACTCTCTCCCGATTCCGTCGACGTGCTGCTGTTCGATATCGGCCGCGTCGTGCTCGACATCGACTTCGAGAAGGTGATGGCGCGCTGGGCGCGGCATGCCGGCTGCGCGCCGGCCGACCTCGCCACGCGATTTGTCGTCGACGACAGCTTCAAGCATCACGAGATCGGCCGGATCGACGACGCGGCGTTCTTCGAAAACCTGCGCCGGACGCTCGGCGTCAACCTCACCGATGCACAGTTCCTCGAAGGCTGGAATGCGATCTTCACCGGCGAGATGCCGGGGATTGCACCCCTGCTCGCCACCGCCGCCAGGCGGATGCCGCTCTACGCTTTCTCCAACACCAATCCGGCGCACGTTGCGCATTTCTCGGTCATCCATGCCGAGCTGCTCAGCCATTTCCGCAACGTTTTCCTGTCCTCGACGATCGGATTTCGGAAACCCGACGCCGAGGCCTACGATCATGTGGTAAAAGCCATCGGCGTGCCGGCGTCGCGGATCCTGTTCTTCGACGACCTGGCCGCCAACATCGAGGGCGCGCGGGCGCGTGGCCTTCATGCCATCCACGTGACATCGACGGATGACGTGGCGAGGGCTCTGACTGCACTTGGTATTGAACATTTGGATTGA